TTGAGAAATGGCTATTGTTAAATGTAAGCCGACTTCGGCTGGTCGTCGTCACGTAGTTAAAGTTGTTAACGCTGACCTACACAAGGGTAAGCCTTACGCACCTCTTCTAGAGAAAAACTCTAAGAACGGTGGTCGTAACAACAACGGTCGTATCACAGTACGTCACATCGGCGGTGGTCATAAACACCACTACCGTCTAGTTGACTTTAAACGTACTAAAGACGGTATCCCAGCGAAAGTTGAGCGTCTAGAATACGATCCAAACCGTAGCGCGAATATCGCTCTAGTTCTGTACGCAGACGGTGAGCGTCGTTACATCCTAGCACCTAAAGGTCTAAAAGCTGGTGATGCAATCCAGTCTGGTGTTGATGCACCAATCAAAGCTGGTAACGCACTTCCAATGCGTAACATCCCAGTAGGTTCAACTGTACACAACGTTGAACTTAAACCTGGTAAAGGTGGTCAGCTAGCTCGTTCGGCTGGTGCATATGCTCAAATCGTTGCTCGCGACGGTTCATATGTAACTATCCGTCTACGTTCTGGCGAAATGCGCAAAGTATTGTCTGAAGGCCGTGCAACAATCGGTGAAGTAGGCAACTCTGAGCACATGCTACGTGAATTAGGCAAAGCTGGTGCTAAGCGCTGGCGTGGTGTTCGCCCTACCGTTCGCGGTGTGGTAATGAACCCGGTTGACCACCCACACGGTGGTGGTGAAGGTCGTACATCAGGCGGTCGTCACCCAGTATCACCATGGGGTATGCCAACTAAAGGCTTCAAGACTCGTAAGAACAAACGCACTGACAAGTACATCGTACGTCGTCGTAACAAGTAATCTATATAAAGAGGAATCGCCATGCCACGTTCTCTCAAGAAAGGTCCATTTATTGACCTACACTTGCTGAAGAAGGTAGAGAAAGCGGTGGAAAGCGGAGACAAAAAGCCACTTAAGACTTGGTCCCGTCGCTCAATGATCATCCCTACGATGATCGGTTTGACCATCGCTGTCCATAATGGTCGTCAGCACGTACCAGTTTTCGTAACCGAAGAAATGATCGGTCACAAACTGGGTGAATTCGCACCAACTCGTACTTACCGCGGTCACGCTGCGGATAAGAAAGCTAAGAAGCGTTAAGGAGTAAATGATGGAAGCATTAGCTAAACATAACTTTGCTCGCATTTCGCCTCAGAAAGCTCGCTTAGTTGCAGATCAAATTCGTGGTAAATCAGTTGATCAAGCTCTAGAAATCTTGACTTTCAGCAACAAAAAAGCTGCTGAACTAATCAAGAAAGTTCTTGAATCAGCTATCGCGAACGCGGAGCACAACGAAGGTGCAGATATCGACGATCTAAATGTCGCTAAAATCTTCGTAGATGAAGGCCCAGTAATGAAGCGTATTATGCCTCGTGCTAAAGGTCGTGCGGATCGTATCTTGAAGCGTTCAAGCCACATCACTGTTGTTGTAGCAGATCGCTAAGAGACTAGGAGAGTAAGCAATGGGTCAAAAAGTACATCCAAATGGT
Above is a window of Vibrio taketomensis DNA encoding:
- the rplV gene encoding 50S ribosomal protein L22, coding for MEALAKHNFARISPQKARLVADQIRGKSVDQALEILTFSNKKAAELIKKVLESAIANAEHNEGADIDDLNVAKIFVDEGPVMKRIMPRAKGRADRILKRSSHITVVVADR
- the rplB gene encoding 50S ribosomal protein L2 — translated: MAIVKCKPTSAGRRHVVKVVNADLHKGKPYAPLLEKNSKNGGRNNNGRITVRHIGGGHKHHYRLVDFKRTKDGIPAKVERLEYDPNRSANIALVLYADGERRYILAPKGLKAGDAIQSGVDAPIKAGNALPMRNIPVGSTVHNVELKPGKGGQLARSAGAYAQIVARDGSYVTIRLRSGEMRKVLSEGRATIGEVGNSEHMLRELGKAGAKRWRGVRPTVRGVVMNPVDHPHGGGEGRTSGGRHPVSPWGMPTKGFKTRKNKRTDKYIVRRRNK
- the rpsS gene encoding 30S ribosomal protein S19 — encoded protein: MPRSLKKGPFIDLHLLKKVEKAVESGDKKPLKTWSRRSMIIPTMIGLTIAVHNGRQHVPVFVTEEMIGHKLGEFAPTRTYRGHAADKKAKKR